One segment of Setaria viridis chromosome 4, Setaria_viridis_v4.0, whole genome shotgun sequence DNA contains the following:
- the LOC140222607 gene encoding uncharacterized protein produces MGRTDNEEDRSPSPDLAGPRTFSARILNAPFPARFRQPTNVAKYSEETNPGFGSATTGLLVKLKVYECDVECCEYAAAITCMENPVVRLAESAKDLPDSKQSTISFEATEGVKEVPLDPSSTDGRTVRIGATLSPK; encoded by the exons ATGGGGCGGACCGACAACGAAGAAGAtcggagcccgagccccgacctaGCGGGGCCCAGGAccttctccgcacgcatcctgaaTGCGCCGTTCCCAGCGCGCTTCCGGCAGCCCACCAACGTGGCCAAATACTCCGAGGAAACAAACCCAggctttggctcagcgactactgGCTTGCTTGTTAAGCTG AAGgtgtacgagtgcgacgtcgagtgctgcgagtacgccgcggccatcacttGCATGGAGAACCCCGTGGTCCGGCTTGCAGAGAGCGCCAAGGATCTGCCTGACTCCAAGCAGTCCACCATCTCCTTTGAAGCCACGGAGGgtgtcaaggaggtccccctcgaccccagcagcacCGATGGTAGGACGGtgcggataggcgctaccctatctcccaaatag
- the LOC140222501 gene encoding uncharacterized protein — protein sequence MVPDALASIGDHPVPPSRLLSKHRPHRRAASSRSPLPPPASPGPALGLPDLTLCHCCGVRFPMPQPGAKPKRRPVRPLSSLWRIVLLCAECLSLVRSAAVCSYCLSLDNPPPEDSTVSCRRCKHSVHQSCIPAEHRTSLIQPVEVEDFLCVDCYPTVRPKIGGFNLGLNLEGYPRDPTSVAGGDILKSPSKGGKEGVSTGQFVGRGSGDPVLLDEDLALQLHLAMNGSQRISRSGNSCSGASTGPGKGKNGVVAGRDGNGNQEICITNVMAQLGDEEPGSNRVLKCFRRSDSFVTVVLALECVKGKHGEESMKAKRKGPSVTLQQDDLVNCYKKKYSKRSSIKQEKVEYISSRTMCDGKDMDGDHGVAPMK from the coding sequence ATGGTGCCAGACGCCCTCGCCTCCATTGGCGACCACCCCGTCCCACCGTCCCGCCTTCTTTCGAAGcaccgcccgcaccgccgcgccgcgtcCTCTCGCTCCCCCCTGCCGCCACCGGCGTCGCCAGGGCCCGCGCTCGGCCTGCCCGACCTCACCCTCTGCCATTGCTGCGGCGTCCGCTTCCCAATGCCGCAGCCTGGGGCCAAGCCCAAGCGCCGCCCGGTCCGTCCGCTCAGCTCCCTGTGGCGCATCGTCCTCCTCTGCGCGGAATGCCTCTCCCTCGTCCGCTCCGCGGCCGTCTGCTCCTACTGCCTCTCCCTCGACAACCCCCCGCCCGAGGACTCCACCGTCTCTTGTCGGCGTTGCAAGCATTCCGTGCACCAATCCTGCATCCCAGCCGAACACCGTACATCCCTGATCCAGCCCGTCGAGGTGGAGGATTTCCTCTGCGTCGATTGCTACCCCACCGTGAGACCGAAGATCGGGGGATTCAATTTGGGGCTGAATCTGGAGGGTTACCCCAGGGATCCTACCTCCGTGGCTGGGGGCGACATTCTGAAGTCGCCTTCCAAGGGGGGTAAGGAAGGCGTTAGCACTGGTCAGTTTGTGGGGCGGGGCAGTGGTGATCCGGTTCTGCTGGATGAGGATTTAGCTTTGCAGCTGCATCTGGCGATGAATGGATCACAGAGGATTTCACGTTCAGGGAACTCATGTAGTGGTGCCTCTACTGGCCCAGGCAAGGGGAAGAATGGTGTGGTTGCTGGAAGGGATGGCAATGGAAATCAGGAGATTTGCATAACCAATGTGATGGCTCAGCTTGGCGATGAAGAACCAGGTAGCAACAGGGTGTTAAAGTGTTTTAGGAGATCTGATTCCTTTGTCACAGTGGTTCTTGCGTTAGAATGTGTGAAAGGTAAACATGGCGAGGAGAGCATGAAAGCTAAAAGAAAAGGTCCTTCTGTGACCCTACAGCAGGATGATTTGGTCAATTGCTATAAGAAGAAGTATAGCAAAAGGAGCTCAATTAAGCAGGAAAAAGTTGAATATATTTCAAGTAGGACCATGTGTGATGGGAAGGACATGGATGGTGATCATGGTGTTGCTCCTATGAAATAG